Proteins from a genomic interval of Cygnus olor isolate bCygOlo1 chromosome 9, bCygOlo1.pri.v2, whole genome shotgun sequence:
- the B3GALNT1 gene encoding UDP-GalNAc:beta-1,3-N-acetylgalactosaminyltransferase 1: MYVGLLQWIFLLLLIFSVITMWYITFSSNTVTEHTNTMYFYEYEPVYKQPYLFTSREHLKCKDIKPFLVILVSSRPNDVESRQAIRITWGSQSFWWGHRILTLFLLGQATEREDKSAALSVEDESILYGDIISQDFMDTYNNLTLKTIMAFRWVTEFCPNARFVMKTDSDVFINTGNLVKFLLKLSSSETVFTGYPFIGSFAYRGFYKKTYISYDEYPFSFYPPYCSGMGYILDGNLALRVYEMMNHIKPIKFEDVYVGICLNILKVNVIIPEEQRFFLYKINFDICKYRHLIAVHGIKPSEMIQFWQDLSSNTSVTCL, from the coding sequence ATGTATGTGGGACTGTTACAATGGATTTTCTTGCTTCTTCtcatattttcagtaataacaATGTGGTACATCACGTTTTCTTCAAACACTGTGACTGAACATACAAACACCATGTATTTCTATGAATATGAACCAGTTTACAAGCAACCGTACCTCTTCACGTCACGGGAACACTTGAAATGCAAAGACATAAAGCCATTTCTAGTCATCTTGGTGTCTTCAAGACCTAATGATGTGGAGTCAAGGCAGGCCATAAGGATAACATGGGGATCTCAGAGCTTCTGGTGGGGACATCGGATTCTAACCCTGTTCTTACTGGGTCAGGCaactgaaagagaagacaagTCTGCAGCACTGTCAGTAGAAGATGAAAGCATCCTGTACGGTGACATAATTAGCCAAGATTTTATGGACACTTACAACAATCTTACCTTGAAAACAATTATGGCATTCAGATGGGTGACTGAGTTCTGTCCAAATGCTAGATTCGTCATGAAGACTGATTCTGACGTCTTCATCAACACGGGTAACTTAGTaaaatttcttctgaagcttAGCTCCtcagaaactgttttcactGGTTATCCTTTTATAGGTAGCTTCGCCTACAGAGGCTTCTACAAGAAAACATACATCTCTTACGATGAATATCCTTTCAGTTTTTATCCTCCGTACTGCAGTGGCATGGGTTATATATTGGACGGAAACCTGGCTCTGAGGGTTTATGAAATGATGAATCATATCAAACCTATTAAATTTGAGGATGTTTATGTTGGAATTTGCTTGAATATACTCAAGGTGAATGTCATCATTCCAGAAGAACAACGgttctttctttataaaattaattttgatatcTGTAAGTATAGGCATTTGATTGCGGTACATGGCATTAAGCCAAGTGAAATGATCCAGTTTTGGCAGGATTTGTCATCCAACACTTCAGTTACTTGCCTTTGA
- the ARL14 gene encoding ADP-ribosylation factor-like protein 14 produces the protein MGLQSTKHSKVKQANILMLGLDSAGKSTLLYKFKYNEDFLTIPTIGFNVDMIETGKDFTLTIWDVGGQQKMRQLWCNFLENAEGIMYVVDSSDKQRLEESKKEFELILKNESIKNVPVVVLANKQDLPGALNAEEITRRFNVKKHCCDRNWYVQPCCAITGEGLSEALQRLTAFAKNYIRSKEFSTSFKENEKL, from the coding sequence ATGGGCCTCCAGAGCACCAAACACTCCAAAGTCAAACAAGCTAATATACTGATGTTAGGACTTGATTCTGCTGGAAAATCTACGTTGTTGTACAAATTCAAGTATAATGAAGATTTTCTAACAATTCCAACAATTGGCTTTAATGTTGATATGATTGAAACTGGCAAAGATTTTACGTTGACAATTTGGGATGTTGGAGGACAACAAAAAATGAGACAGCTTTGGTGCAACTTCCTGGAAAACGCAGAAGGAATCATGTATGTTGTGGACAGCTCTGATAAGCAACGTCTAGAAGaatcaaagaaagaatttgaacTCATTTTAAAGAACGAATCTATAAAAAACGTACCAGTTGTCGTGCTAGCAAACAAGCAGGATTTGCCTGGAGCTTTAAATGCTGAGGAAATAACCAGGAGGTTCAACGTGAAGAAGCACTGCTGTGACAGAAATTGGTACGTACAACCCTGTTGTGCAATCACAGGAGAAGGCTTGTCAGAAGCTCTCCAAAGACTAACCGCGTTCGCAAAAAACTACATCAGATCAAAGGAGTTTTCTAcaagttttaaggaaaatgaaaaactgtaa